In Aequorivita sp. H23M31, a single window of DNA contains:
- a CDS encoding tail fiber domain-containing protein yields MRNVRINSSQTMIYRFNVNKILCPVFLFVWSFNGSSQVGIGTTSPNENAILDIDASNRSGGLLLPRLGLLATNNPAPLVPPVQAGMTVYNTATSGTGENRVTPGFYYHNGAKWMRLEDDSIPNGRWKLTGNEGTDPDNHFIGTTDDVSFQVRTKNSARFDFTNNGRLRSYNDGDALQPTYSWAGTNGKNMGIFRISSNSLGFSTSGAERMRITNSGNVGIGINPLTRLHVAFDSNAAPAFISQITVPDSQWAAAEFFNPNSSFGTGTVATGYYGVYGRTTNASGGFAGYFSGGVVSNGYFIHSDERWKTNILSLQEDAKILEKVMKLNPKSYNWRAAEFPGMNFDPNKRSFGFLAQELKEIFPDLVVSKTIPDPKVKMDAF; encoded by the coding sequence TTGAGAAACGTAAGAATTAACTCCTCACAAACAATGATTTATCGTTTTAATGTCAATAAAATCCTATGTCCTGTTTTTCTTTTTGTTTGGTCATTTAATGGCAGTTCACAAGTAGGAATTGGAACTACGAGCCCGAATGAAAACGCGATTTTGGATATCGATGCCTCAAATAGATCTGGAGGTTTACTATTGCCCAGACTTGGGCTATTAGCTACAAATAACCCTGCACCTCTGGTGCCGCCTGTTCAGGCGGGGATGACTGTTTATAATACTGCTACTTCGGGTACTGGAGAAAATCGGGTTACACCAGGTTTTTATTATCATAATGGCGCAAAATGGATGCGTCTTGAAGATGATTCTATTCCAAATGGTAGGTGGAAGCTTACTGGAAACGAGGGAACTGATCCTGATAATCACTTTATCGGTACGACGGATGATGTTTCATTTCAGGTTCGTACAAAAAATTCAGCTCGTTTCGATTTCACGAACAACGGAAGGTTAAGAAGTTATAATGATGGAGATGCGCTACAGCCTACCTATTCTTGGGCCGGAACCAATGGCAAGAATATGGGAATCTTTCGGATAAGTTCCAATTCGCTGGGATTTTCAACCTCAGGAGCCGAGAGAATGAGAATAACCAATTCTGGCAATGTAGGGATAGGTATCAACCCTTTAACCCGATTGCATGTTGCATTTGATTCCAATGCTGCTCCCGCATTTATCTCTCAAATAACCGTTCCCGATTCTCAGTGGGCTGCCGCCGAATTTTTTAATCCGAATTCTTCGTTTGGAACAGGGACGGTTGCAACTGGATATTATGGAGTTTACGGTCGGACCACTAACGCCTCGGGAGGTTTTGCTGGGTATTTTTCAGGTGGGGTAGTGTCCAATGGCTATTTTATTCATTCTGATGAAAGATGGAAAACCAATATTCTTTCTTTGCAGGAAGATGCTAAAATACTCGAAAAGGTAATGAAGTTAAATCCCAAGTCATATAACTGGAGAGCTGCGGAATTTCCCGGAATGAACTTTGACCCAAATAAAAGATCTTTTGGGTTTTTGGCGCAGGAGTTAAAGGAGATTTTTCCTGATCTGGTAGTTTCCAAGACTATCCCTGATCCCAAGGTGAAAATGGACGCTTTTTAG
- a CDS encoding CUB domain-containing protein, translating into MEKNYFSRGFTFYGGLFFLVFSFSGLAQVGIGNTDPKSSLDVSGAISLREGPALVLANNDNEDIDLGPTVFSIYRITGPTNNFNIQSFNTPIGVSASDGQMLTLDNTTSYKMTIVHDSGSAGELQRRIFCPNGEDLELEGENTVVTLQYNILLQRWIVNGSTDVGGYGKNVNSKVGVSDISTNSSTAEDMADMEIVFTPKHETIFVNFSASGTMDKGDAMNAQAYANFELVKNGVTMAGATTLASDRGYIPVETTSSSTPYDCREMFYDSGGPTSNYGHNEDDTHSFLPSNPGERISVEFITFNVENGWDGLMIYDGPTTSSPIISSGFIPESYHPRPAGAWTGTGAFSPAGRVFTSTHSSGALTFRFLSDSSLTYFGWEACVTSGTEPPNPCREMFYDRGGAAGQYPNNDIFTKLYSPTNPGEKVTVRFMGFDTEEGWDGLMIYDGPNASSPIISSGSTSGRPTCPDGAWSGTGSYSAAGKSFTSTVPGGQLYFEFRSDGYIQRSGWMACVNSIIPVPLDCREIFYDSGGENGQYQNYENITYNFLPTNAGEKVSVEFLSFNTEQGWDGLMVYDGSNTSAPVISSGSTYGRTNCPNGAWTGTEAYSAEEKIFTSSAPGGELTFVFRSDVSNTRPGWKACVNSVTVYNLDTAWNSSFVMYPVEVIPGEETTIKIQWSRDSSDGQADVLRNNVTSEAERSHRSLTIFD; encoded by the coding sequence ATGGAAAAAAACTACTTCTCCCGTGGGTTTACTTTTTATGGTGGCCTTTTTTTTCTTGTCTTTTCTTTTAGCGGCCTTGCACAAGTAGGAATAGGTAATACAGATCCCAAAAGTTCGCTCGACGTCAGTGGAGCAATCTCTTTAAGAGAGGGACCGGCTTTAGTATTGGCTAATAATGATAACGAAGACATCGATTTGGGCCCAACTGTCTTTTCGATTTACCGAATAACCGGCCCAACAAATAATTTTAATATTCAATCTTTTAATACTCCCATTGGTGTCTCTGCAAGTGATGGCCAAATGCTAACCTTGGATAATACAACTTCCTACAAAATGACGATTGTTCACGATTCGGGTTCTGCAGGAGAGTTGCAACGAAGGATATTTTGTCCCAACGGGGAAGATCTTGAATTGGAAGGAGAAAATACCGTGGTTACCTTACAATATAACATTCTATTGCAGCGATGGATTGTAAACGGCTCTACGGATGTTGGGGGGTATGGAAAAAATGTTAACAGTAAGGTAGGAGTTTCCGACATTTCTACAAATTCCTCCACTGCAGAGGATATGGCAGATATGGAAATTGTTTTTACTCCAAAGCATGAGACGATATTTGTAAATTTTAGTGCAAGTGGCACCATGGACAAGGGAGATGCCATGAATGCGCAGGCCTATGCCAATTTTGAGTTGGTAAAGAATGGAGTTACTATGGCAGGAGCCACCACCCTGGCCTCAGATCGTGGCTATATTCCTGTAGAAACAACTTCTTCCTCTACACCCTATGATTGCAGAGAAATGTTTTATGATTCCGGGGGGCCTACAAGTAACTACGGCCATAATGAGGATGATACCCACAGCTTTCTTCCTTCCAATCCAGGTGAAAGAATTTCCGTAGAATTTATAACATTCAATGTAGAAAATGGATGGGACGGTCTTATGATATATGATGGGCCTACGACCTCCTCACCAATTATTTCGTCTGGTTTTATACCAGAATCATATCATCCCAGGCCTGCAGGAGCTTGGACCGGAACTGGCGCTTTTTCGCCCGCTGGAAGGGTCTTTACCTCCACCCACAGTAGCGGCGCTCTCACTTTCAGATTTTTATCCGACTCATCCTTAACCTACTTTGGGTGGGAAGCCTGTGTAACCTCCGGGACTGAACCGCCCAATCCGTGTAGGGAGATGTTTTATGATAGGGGAGGTGCCGCGGGTCAATATCCCAATAATGATATTTTTACCAAACTCTATTCTCCTACAAATCCGGGAGAAAAAGTGACGGTTAGGTTTATGGGCTTCGATACAGAGGAAGGATGGGATGGTTTAATGATATATGATGGTCCTAATGCTTCTTCTCCCATCATTTCTTCTGGTTCTACATCTGGTAGACCAACTTGCCCTGATGGTGCGTGGTCTGGTACTGGATCCTATTCAGCGGCAGGAAAATCTTTTACTTCCACCGTTCCTGGTGGTCAATTATACTTTGAGTTCCGATCTGATGGTTATATTCAACGTTCGGGATGGATGGCTTGCGTTAATTCTATTATTCCAGTTCCCTTGGACTGTAGGGAAATATTTTACGATAGTGGAGGAGAAAACGGACAATATCAAAATTATGAAAATATCACCTACAATTTTTTGCCCACCAACGCCGGCGAAAAAGTTTCTGTAGAATTTTTATCATTTAATACGGAGCAGGGCTGGGATGGTCTCATGGTCTATGATGGATCAAATACCTCGGCGCCGGTAATTTCTTCTGGTTCCACTTATGGAAGAACAAATTGTCCGAATGGCGCATGGACGGGAACGGAAGCTTATTCGGCAGAAGAGAAAATTTTTACATCTTCTGCACCGGGTGGAGAATTGACCTTTGTATTTCGGTCTGATGTTTCAAATACCCGCCCAGGTTGGAAGGCATGTGTCAATTCCGTAACGGTTTATAATTTGGATACGGCATGGAATTCAAGTTTTGTAATGTACCCTGTTGAAGTCATTCCCGGTGAAGAGACAACAATTAAAATTCAGTGGTCGAGGGACAGTTCAGATGGTCAAGCGGATGTTTTAAGAAATAACGTTACCTCCGAAGCCGAAAGAAGCCATCGAAGTTTAACCATATTTGATTAA
- a CDS encoding ABC transporter permease → MVTDQDDTWLYEISSKKKVLDLNLPEVWRYRDLLVLFVKRDITTVYKQTILGPLWFFIQPLFTSIIFTLVFNNLGSISTGSIPPFLFNLAGITAWNYFTACFTGTSDTFRTNAGIFGKVYFPRVIMPMSITISNLMKFGIQLLIFIVFYFYFLFRGFELGPNLHLFLFPVYVLMMALLGLGLGMIVSSMTTKYRDLNVLVGFAVSLLMYVSSVPYPLSEAREKLPTWVADFVAYNPLTQIIEGFRYMMLSTGSFSWWGFFYTLVVSVVVFLVGLIIFNRTEKSFIDTV, encoded by the coding sequence TTGGTCACCGATCAAGACGATACCTGGCTATACGAAATTTCTTCAAAAAAAAAAGTATTAGACCTGAACCTTCCAGAAGTTTGGCGCTATCGTGATTTACTAGTCCTTTTCGTAAAGAGAGATATTACCACGGTCTATAAACAGACTATTCTTGGGCCTCTATGGTTTTTCATACAACCTCTTTTTACTTCCATAATATTCACTTTAGTTTTTAATAATTTAGGAAGTATCAGTACCGGAAGCATTCCTCCTTTTTTATTTAACCTGGCAGGAATCACTGCCTGGAATTATTTTACTGCGTGTTTTACAGGAACATCCGACACTTTTAGGACTAATGCTGGTATTTTTGGGAAAGTATATTTTCCAAGGGTAATCATGCCAATGTCTATAACCATTTCAAACCTCATGAAATTCGGCATACAACTGCTGATCTTTATAGTTTTTTATTTTTATTTTTTATTTCGAGGCTTTGAATTGGGTCCCAATCTCCATTTATTTCTTTTCCCTGTTTATGTTCTTATGATGGCCCTCTTGGGATTGGGATTAGGGATGATCGTAAGCTCGATGACTACTAAATATCGTGACTTGAATGTGCTGGTGGGTTTTGCTGTTTCCTTATTGATGTACGTTTCTTCGGTGCCTTATCCTCTATCGGAAGCTCGGGAAAAACTTCCAACTTGGGTCGCGGACTTTGTGGCTTATAATCCACTAACACAAATTATCGAGGGGTTCCGATATATGATGTTGAGTACAGGTAGCTTTAGTTGGTGGGGCTTTTTCTACACGCTGGTTGTGAGTGTTGTTGTGTTCCTAGTGGGATTAATAATTTTTAATAGAACAGAAAAAAGTTTTATCGATACTGTTTAA
- a CDS encoding sulfotransferase: MDITTIKRKFRHIFIQLPLSTKNYSFNDAIIITSDPRSGSTWLMEVFGKMPNSVINWEPLHPNKGVVPKHYNFGSRVFIEPANDSQALKDFFHDLLTMKTFTNWTARFIAFNEIFSSKYVITKFVRANGLLPWVTANLPLQHKPILLLRHPITTCSSQLQNFHRFERDALSAPYAEPTMYIAPDCFNNERYIENQSYINSLTSPLERQIALWCIDNKDVINHPKRDNWIMVYYENLVLNPEEEFSMILKNLNLPFSPEDFKKINFKKPSKTDSQKNYNSNPSIQLESFLNYFDNDYLKRIQDIFDYFGIVDYSAHSAYPINTTE; the protein is encoded by the coding sequence ATGGATATTACTACAATAAAAAGAAAATTTAGGCATATATTTATTCAACTGCCTCTTTCCACAAAAAATTATTCCTTTAATGATGCTATAATTATAACTAGCGATCCACGCAGCGGAAGCACATGGCTAATGGAAGTATTCGGAAAAATGCCCAACTCCGTTATTAATTGGGAACCGCTACATCCAAATAAAGGTGTAGTTCCGAAACATTATAATTTTGGGTCAAGAGTTTTTATTGAACCCGCTAATGATTCCCAAGCTTTGAAAGATTTTTTTCATGATCTTTTAACCATGAAAACCTTCACTAATTGGACTGCTCGATTTATCGCATTTAATGAAATATTTTCAAGCAAATATGTTATAACTAAATTTGTTAGAGCCAACGGACTGTTGCCGTGGGTTACCGCCAATCTCCCATTGCAGCACAAGCCTATTTTATTATTAAGACATCCAATAACCACATGCTCCTCCCAATTGCAGAATTTCCATAGATTTGAACGTGATGCACTGTCAGCGCCATATGCCGAACCCACCATGTATATTGCTCCAGATTGTTTCAATAATGAGCGATATATAGAAAATCAATCCTATATTAATTCCTTAACTTCCCCCTTAGAAAGACAGATTGCTCTGTGGTGTATAGATAATAAAGACGTCATTAACCATCCAAAAAGAGATAATTGGATTATGGTTTATTATGAGAATTTGGTCTTAAATCCTGAAGAGGAATTCTCCATGATTCTTAAAAATCTTAATTTACCGTTTTCACCCGAAGATTTTAAAAAGATCAATTTTAAAAAACCGAGCAAAACGGATTCTCAAAAGAACTATAACAGCAACCCATCTATTCAATTAGAATCTTTCCTCAATTATTTTGACAATGATTATTTAAAAAGAATTCAGGATATTTTCGATTACTTTGGAATTGTAGATTATTCTGCCCACAGTGCATATCCCATAAATACTACTGAATAG